In Pseudoliparis swirei isolate HS2019 ecotype Mariana Trench chromosome 9, NWPU_hadal_v1, whole genome shotgun sequence, a genomic segment contains:
- the plxna3 gene encoding plexin A3 isoform X3, translating into MFPSSSPLLLSLLLSSPLLSAPAAPPPPPSAASGRVVYRAFDSSLTHLTVHRRTGEVFVGAVNRVLKLSANLTELRSHMTGPVEDNAKCYPPPSVRACAHRLESSDNVNKLLLVDYTGNRLVACGSIWQGVCQFLRLEDLFKLGEPHHRKEHYLSGAREADGMAGVVVGEDDWTADPRRKRPVKGGSRLFIGAAIDGKSEYFPTMSSRKLVADEESVNMFSLVYQDEFVSSQIKIPSDTLSLYPAFDIYYVYGFSSRTYVYFLTLQLDTQLTQMDAGGEKFFTSKIVRMCSNDTEFYSYVEFPLGCTKDGVEYRLVQAAYKQKPGRRLAHALGLSEDDDVLFVVFSQGQKNRSNPPRETVLCLFTLKHINLAMRDRIKSCYRGEGRLSLPWLLNKELPCIHTPKQIGDDFCGQVLNQPLGGLRVIEGNPLYEDRTEGMGAVAAYTYGEHTVVFVGTRSGQLRKIRVDGITPPAQNTLLYETVTVVEGKPILRDMVFSPDHQYIYLLSDRQVSRLPVESCEQYSSCSGCLGSGDPHCGWCVLFNKCSRQEACHKWEEPQHFNTRLDQCVDISVNPSNMSVTSPATQLTIWVQNVPALLGGVSCVFEDLSETSGDVQAKGHVTCMSPSLRELPTHTHSYGEKRVVQLSLRSTETGLQFISTDFLFYNCSVLDSCTSCVSSVFPCHWCKYRHICTNNLHDCSFQEGRVSTMEGCPQILPTSDILVPAGLVRPITLRARNLPQPQSGQKNYECVFRIQGVLQRVPAVRFNSSCIQCQNTSYWYDGDETGDLAVDFSIVWDGDFYIDKPASMKALLYKCEAQRSSCGQCLKAPTVFECGWCSESRRCLLRQHCPSESWMHHGRHNLRCSHPRITRIDPLTGPREGGTRVTIEGENLGLQVKEISHVQVAGVRCNPVASMYISAERIVCDMAEALLPHSPGGTVELCIGVCSSEYRTLSTQTYSFVTPIFFRVFPERGPVSGGTRLTVTGRNLAAGSSVEVLLEKEACLFVKRTNREIICITPASPSGPGPASISLMIDKAEVTNSEVRYVFTEDPTVSGIEPSWTILNGSTVITVTGTNLLTIQEPKVRAKYGGVETNNFCSPVNDTTMTCLAPGLVYGKPDPPEGALRPDEFGFIFDQVSSLLVLNSTPFTHYPNPTFDPLGNSGILEVKPGSPIILKGKNLIPPAPGNSRLNYTVLIGGAPCLLTVSENQLLCDSPDLTGEQRVLILVGGLEYFPGTLHIYSDSALTLPAIIGIGAGGGVLLIAIIAVLIAYKRKTRDADRTLKRLQLQMDNLESRVALECKEAFAELQTDIQELTNDMDGVKIPLLEYRTYTMRVMFPGIEEHPVLKELDVVSGQRGESSAPLQPAAEQQDVPADLHPHAGGPEVVLHEGPRERGLAAHGGAAGSYGIRHRGPEAAAGRPDREEPGEQEPSQAAAEEDRVCGREDADQLVHLPAASLPQGVCRGASLHVVLCHKATDGKRSNRCDNRRSSLLTERRQTHQTADRLQAADPDVHPPRGGGGHRGPGQGAEL; encoded by the exons atgttcccctcttcttctcctctcctcctctccctcctcctctcctcccccctcctctctgccccggctgctcctccccctcccccctccgcgGCGTCGGGCCGGGTGGTGTACCGAGCCTTTGACTCCTCCCTCACTCACCTGACCGTCCACCGGCGGACAGGTGAGGTGTTCGTGGGCGCCGTGAACCGAGTGCTGAAGCTGTCGGCCAATCTGACGGAGCTGAGGAGTCACATGACCGGACCGGTGGAGGACAACGCCAAGTGTTACCCTCCGCCGAGCGTCAGGGCCTGTGCTCACag ACTGGAGTCCTCGGACAACGTGAACAAGCTCCTGCTGGTGGACTACACGGGGAACCGGCTGGTGGCGTGCGGCTCCATCTGGCAGGGCGTGTGCCAGTTCCTCCGCCTGGAGGACCTCTTCAAACTGGGAGAGCCGCATCACCGCAAAGAGCACTACCTGTCTGGAGCCAGAGAGGCTGATGGGATGGCAG gcgTGGTCGTCGGCGAGGACGACTGGACGGCCGacccgaggaggaagaggcccgTGAAGGGCGGCAGCCGGCTCTTCATCGGCGCCGCCATCGACGGGAAGTCGGAGTACTTCCCGACGATGTCCAGCCGGAAGCTGGTGGCGGACGAGGAGAGCGTGAACATGTTCTCGCTGGTCTACCAGGACGAGTTTGTGTCGTCTCAGATCAAGATCCCGTCGGACACGCTGTCGCTCTACCCGGCCTTCGACATCTACTACGTCTACGGCTTCTCCAGCCGCACCTACGTCTACTTCCTCACGCTGCAGCTGGACACGCAGCTCACGCAGATGGACGCCGGCGGCGAGAAGTTCTTCACCTCCAAGATCGTGAGGATGTGCTCCAACGACACGGAGTTCTACTCCTACGTGGAGTTCCCTCTGGGCTGCACCAAGGACGGCGTGGAGTACCGGCTCGTCCAGGCCGCCTACAAGCAGAAACCGGGGCGCCGCCTGGCCCACGCGCTCGGCCTGTCGGAGGACGACGACGTCCTGTTTGTCGTCTTCtcacag GGCCAGAAGAACCGGTCCAACCCCCCCAGGGAGACGGTCCTGTGCCTCTTCACGCTGAAGCACATCAACCTGGCCATGAGGGACCGGATCAAGTCCTGTTACCGGGGGGAGGGGCGCCTGTCGTTACCATGGTTACTCAACAAGGAGCTGCCCTGCATccatacg ccgAAGCAGATAGGAGATGACTTCTGCGGTCAGGTCCTGAACCAGCCTCTGGGGGGCCTGCGGGTCATCGAGGGGAACCCTCTGTACGAGGACCGGACGGAGGGCATGGGCGCCGTGGCGGCCTACACCTACGGCGAGCACACGGTGGTGTTCGTGGGCACGCGCAGCGGCCAGCTGAGGAAG ATCCGTGTGGATGGGATCACTCCGCCGGCCCAGAATACTTTGCTGTATGAGACGGTGACGGTGGTGGAAGGGAAGCCGATCCTCAGAGATATGGTGTTCAGTCCAGACCACCAGTACATCTACCTGCTGAgtgacagacag GTCAGCAGACTCCCGGTGGAGAGCTGTGAGCAGTACAGCAGCTGCTCCGGCTGTCTGGGCTCCGGAGACCCTCACTGTGGATGGTGCGTCCTCTTCAACAA GTGTTCCAGACAGGAAGCATGTCacaagtgggaggagcctcagcaCTTCAACACCCGGCTGGACCAATGTGTCGACATCTCAGTGAACCCGAGTAACATGTCAGTTACATCCCCGGCTACTCAG ttgACCATCTGGGTGCAGAACGTCCCGGCGCTCTTAGGGGGCGTGTCCTGTGTGTTTGAGGACCTGAGTGAGACCTCCGGAGACGTCCAGGCCaaaggtcacgtgacctgtatgtctccatcactgagggagctgccgacacacacacactcctacg GGGAGAAGCGAGTCGTCCAGCTCAGTCTTCGCTCCACTGAGACGGGACTTCAGTTCATCAGCACCGACTTCCTGTTCTACAACTGCTCTGTGCTCGACTC gTGTACTTCCTGTGTCAGCAGTGTGTTTCCGTGTCATTGGTGTAAATATCGTCACATCTGCACCAACAACCTGCATGACTGTTCATTCCAGGAGGGACGGGTCAGCACcatggag ggctGTCCTCAGATCCTCCCCACCTCTGACATCCTGGTCCCGGCCGGGTTGGTTCGTCCAATCACGTTGCGCGCCCGAAACCTGCCACAGCCCCAGTCGGGCCAGAAGAACTACGAGTGTGTGTTCCGCATCCAGGGGGTGCTGCAGCGCGTCCCGGCCGTCCGCTTCAACTCGTCCTGCATCCAGTGCCAGAACACCTCG TACTGGTACGACGGGGACGAGACCGGCGACCTCGCAGTGGACTTCTCCATCGTCTGGGACGGAGACTTCTACATCGACAAGCCTGCGTCCATGAAAG ccctgCTCTACAAGTGTGAGGCCCAGCGCTCCAGCTGTGGTCAGTGCCTCAAAGCTCCCACGGTCTTTGAATGCGGCTGGTGCTCAGAGAGCCGGCGGTGCCTCCTGAGGCAGCACTGCCCCTCAGAGAGCTGGATGCACCACGGGAGACACAACCTGCGCTGCAGCCACCCGCGCATCACCAGG ATCGACCCCCTGACCGGCCCCCGTGAGGGGGGGACCCGGGTGACCATCGAGGGGGAGAACCTGGGTCTGCAGGTGAAGGAGATCTCTCACGTCCAGGTGGCCGGAGTCCGCTGCAACCCAGTGGCCTCCATGTACATCAGTGCAGAgag GATCGTGTGTGACATGGCCGAGGCGCTCCTGCCTCACTCCCCTGGTGGTACGGTGGAGCTCTGCATCGGCGTCTGCAGCTCCGAGTACCGAACACTGTCCACGCAGACGTACTCCTTCGtg acccctATCTTCTTCCGGGTCTTCCCAGAGCGGGGTCCTGTCTCCGGGGGAACCCGGCTGACGGTGACGGGCCGTAACCTGGCGGCCGGCAGCTCGGTGGAGGTGCTCCTGGAGAAGGAGGCGTGTCTGTTCGTCAA GAGAACCAATCGGGAGATCATCTGCATAACTCCCGCCTCCCCGTCGGGCCCTGGCCCCGCCTCCATCAGCCTGATGATCGACAAGGCCGAGGTGACGAACTCGGAGGTCCGATACGTGTTCACCGAGGACCCCACGGTGTCCGGCATCGAGCCCAGCTGGACCATCCTCAA tggcaGCACGGTGATAACGGTGACGGGAACCAACCTGCTGACCATCCAGGAGCCCAAAGTCAGAGCCAAGTACGGCGGAGTGGAGACCAATAAT ttctgcTCTCCAGTCAACGACACCACCATGACCTGTCTGGCTCCTGGTCTGGTCTACGGGAAACCTGATCCACCAGAGGGGGCGCTGAGACCGGATGAGTTCGGCTTCATCTTTGACcag gtctcctCTCTGCTGGTCCTGAACTCCACCCCCTTCACACACTACCCCAacccgacctttgaccccttggGTAACTCTGGGATCCTGGAGGTCAAACCGGGGTCACCCATCATCCTCAAG GGTAAGAACCTGATCCCTCCGGCTCCGGGGAACAGCCGTCTGAACTACACGGTTCTGATTGGAGGAGCTCCCTGTCTGCTCACTGTGTCAGAGAACCAGCTGCTCTGTGATTCGCCGGATCTCACCGGAGAGCAGCGAGTCCTG ATCCTCGTTGGCGGTCTGGAGTACTTCCCCGGGACGCTCCACATCTACTCCGACAGCGCCCTGACGCTGCCCGCCATCATCGGCATCGGGGCGGGCGGCGGCGTGCTGCTCATCGCCATCATCGCCGTGCTCATCGCCTACAAGAGGAAGACGCGCGACGCCGACCGCACGCTGAAGCGCCTCCAGCTGCAGATGGACAACCTGGAGAGCCGCGTGGCGCTGGAGTGCAAAGAGG ccttTGCCGAGCTGCAAACTGACATCCAGGAGCTGACCAATGACATGGACGGGGTGAAGATCCCTCTGCTGGAGTACCGGACCTACACCATGCGGGTGATGTTCCCCGGCATCGAGGAGCACCCGGTGCTGAAGGAGCTGGACGTAG TCTCCGGCCAACGTGGAGAAAGCTCTGCGCCTCTTCAGCCAGCTGCTGAACAACAAGATGTTCCTGCTGACCTTCATCCGCACGCTGGAGGCCCAGAGGTCGTTCTCCATGAGGGACCGCGGGAACGTGGCCTCGCTGCTCATGGCGGCGCTGCAG